GCAGCCAGCCGCCGGTGGTGCTCGTCACGAAGGACACCAACCTGCGCATCAAGGCCGATGCGGTGGGTCTGATCGCCCAGGACTACACCACCGACAAGGTGGACATGGCCGACCTCTACCCGGGCTTCTGCGAGCGCTGGGTCGACGCCGATCAGATGGACCGGGTGAAGACCGGTGATGGCCTGCCGGCGGACGCCATTCCGGAGCAGACGGTGGCCGTCTCGCCGCTGCAGGCGAACGAGGGGGTGACCCTCATCGATCTGGCCCAGCCCGCCCATACCCTGCTGGCCCGCTACAACGGCCGCACCGGCACCCTGCAGCCGCTGCAGAAGTCACCCAAGGCCAAGATGGGCCGCATCCAGCCCCGGAACCGGGAGCAGTCCTTCGCCCTCGATCTGCTGCTCGATCCGGCGGTGGCCCTGGTGACCCTGGTGGGCAAGGCCGGCACCGGCAAGACCCTGCTGGCCCTGGCGGCGGGTCTGCACCAGGTGGCCGACGATCACCTCTACGAACGGCTGCTCGTGACCCGGCCGGTGATCTCCCTGGGCAAGGAGATGGGCTTTCTGCCCGGGGACCTCGAGGAAAAGATGGCCCCCTGGATGCAACCGATCGTCGACAACCTCGACTTCCTGCTCGGGGGCGACGAAGGCCAGCCCGCACGCGGCGGCCACCGCCCGCCCCGCAGCAACTGGAGCGACCTCAAGGGCATGGGCCTGCTGGAAGTGGAGGCGATCAGCTACATCCGCGGCCGCTCGATCCCCCGCCAGTTCATGGTGGTGGACGAGGCCCAGAACCTCACCCCCCATGAGGTGAAGACGATCGTCACCCGGGTGGGGGAAGGCACCAAGATCGTCCTCACCGGCGACCCCTACCAGATCGACAATCCCTACGTGGATGCGGAGAGCAACGGGCTCACCTGGCTGGTGGAACGCTTCAAGGGCCAGCTGCTCTCCGGCCACATCACCCTGATGCGGGGCGAACGCTCCGAGCTTGCCGAACTGGCGGCGAACCTGCTGTGAATCTCGCGCCCAGAGTCAGCAACCAGAGTGATCCAGAGGAGGTGGCGCCGTTGGTGGCAATGCGCAACCGGGCGGGATGGGCCTAGCGGCCGCTGCCCGCATCTCAGCCAAGCCCCCCTCCAAGCAGCAGCGTCAGAGGTAGCAGGTGACGAGACCATTCTGGCCAACGATGAACAAGGCAGAACTGGTCCAACGGGATGCCACTGAAGAAAGACATCTCACCCCCGTTGCATCGCCACTCCAACTTCGACTAAAGAAAACAATTTGCCGAGTTCCGTCACAGGTGAATGCGTTACCGGAGCGAGGCTCCGTCCCCTCAGTAGGTATCCTGGAGATCATCCCGACAGCACAGTTTTTGGCGATTCCCAGTGATTCGCCGATGCTCGCGCCAGCCTCCGCAGAACTTCTGGCGCGAAGGTAGTTCGGCAACACCACTGCAGATATCGTTCCCACGATTGACACAACTACCATCAGCTCAAGAAGGGTAAAACCCGTTCTTACAGGAGCTGGCCATCCTCTAGCCTGCCGTTGGTACGAGGGAGGAAAGAATCGTCGACGTCGAAAGGGAGAGGAAGGGTTAGGCATGGATGCGATCAGAGCCCCAGAGGAGCAGCGGCACAGAAATTATGTTGAAAGATAAGCTATTGCAGGCTTTGTTGCGGGGATCATTCACTCATTCGACCTCTCCAGAAAGGGCGGCATTGATGTTTGATAACCACGTGGACAAACTACCCAATCAAATGGGCGTCTTCAAGCCCAGGCCCGGTTCAGCCCTTCGGCCAGGGACGTGCGGGACCCTCACACCATCTGCTCGGGCCTGACGAGGCGGTCGAACTCCTCCCCGCTGATCTCGCCCAGCACCAGGGCCGCCTCCCGCAGGCTGAGCCGGTGCTCGTGGGCATGGCGGGCGATGGCACAGGCCCGGTCGTAGCCGATCGCCGGTGTCAGGGCCGTCACCAACATCAGGCTGCGATCCCGCATGGCTTCGATGTGGGCCACATCGGCCTGCAGGCCCTCGATGCAGAGTTCCCGGAACGTGCCGCAGCTCCCCCCCAGCAGGTCGATGCTTTCCAGCAGGTTGTGGGCGATCAGGGGCTTGAACACATTCAGCTCAAAGTTCCCCTGGCTGGCCGCCATCTGGACGGCGGTGTTGTTGCCCATCACCTGCACGGCCACCATGGTGAGGCTCTCGCACTGGGTGGGGTTCACCTTGCCGGGCATGATGCTGGAGCCTGGTTCGTTCTCCGGCAGCACCAGTTCACCCAGGCCGCAGCGGGGCCCGCTCGCCAGCCAGCGGATGTCGTTGGCGATCTTCATCAGGCTGCCCGCCAGAACGGTGAGCGCCCCGTGGGCCGCCGCCAGGCCCTCCTGGCCCGCAAGGGCCTGGAACTTGTCGGGGGCACTGGTGAAGGGCAGGCCGATGCGCTCCGCCAGCCGGGAGGCCACCGCCTCACCGAAGCCCGCCGGCGCATTGAGCCCTGTGCCCACGGCCGTGCCGCCGATGGCCAGCTGCAGCACCTGGGGCAGGGTCGCCCGCAGGCCCGCCAGCCCCAGCTCCAGCTGGGAGGCGTAGCCGCCGAACTCCTGGCCCAGGCTCAGGGGCACCGCATCCTGCAGGTGGGTGCGACCGATCTTGATCAGGCCGGCGTAGGCCTCCGCCTTCTGGCGCAGGGCGGTAATCAGGGCCTCCAGGCTGGGGATCAGCCGCTGATGCAGCGCGATCGCCACCGCCATGTGCATGGCGGCTGGGAAGGTGTCGTTGCTCGACTGGCTGAGGTTGACGTGGTCGTTCGGGTGCACCGGCACCTTGCTGCCCAGCACGCCGCCGGCGGCGGCGATCGCCCGGTTGGCGATCACCTCATTGACGTTCATGTTGGTCTGGGTACCCGACCCGGTCTGCCAGACCCGCAGCGGGAACTCGCCATCGAGCCGGCCCTGGCTCACCTCCTCGGCGGCGGCCACGATCAGGCCTGCGAGCTGCGGGCTCAGCACCCCACGGGCCGCGTTCACCTCGGCGCAGGCGGCCTTGAGCTGGCCGAAGGCTTGCACCACCGCGATCGGCATCGGCGCGCCGAAGGGGAAGTTGCGCAGGGAACGCTGGGTCTGGGCGCCCCAGTAGTGCTCAGCCGGCACCTCCACCGGGCCGAGGCTATCGGTTTCGGTGCGGGTGGACGGCATCAGCGGGACGCCACCACTTCGCTGTTGAGTTCGTTGAAGCTCAAGGTGGCGCTGTTCCCCGAGCCCGGAGCCATCGGAATGCCGGTGGCGTCGCTCACGGCCGTGTTGATGGCATCGACGCTCACCTGACCGTGGCGATCGAAGACGACGCGGCCGGTGCTGTCGATCACCACCACCTGGGGAATCAGGCCGTCCCAGTAGTGGGCGGGATCGGCTGTGCCGCCATCGGGCCGGTTCTGGAGCGGATCGGTGACCAAGGGGATCAGGTCGACGGCATTGCCCCAGACTCGCTGCAGCTCCGACACCACCGGAGAGAACTGCTTGCTGACGCTGCTGTCGTCGAGGTAATAGACGAGCACCGCCACCCGATGCTCCTCGAGGGACTGGGCCAGGCTGCTGCGGGGCGGCACCAGGGAGCCGTTGCCGGCGTAAAGGGCGAAGATGTTGCCGTCGTAGCGGTCGTTCTCGAGGCTGGCCGCCGCCTCGCCCGGCGCCCAGAGCAGCCCCAGCACCACGGTCAGCAGCAGGGCCCAGAGGCCGGCGAGGGGCCGGGAGCGCGAACGGAGCAAGGGGAAGCGGGCAGGTGGGCTCATTGTGCCGTGGTACCCGACCACCTCAGCTGCGGTTGAGGCTGCGGCCCATGCCCTGGACGATGCCCCGACCCACCAGGCCGATCGCCCGGCCGAGCACCTGGGTCAGGAGGACAACCAGCAGATCGCCGAGGCGTTTGAGCAGGCTGCGGAGCTGGGGGCCCAGGGCATCCCGCGCCTCCAGGGCCAGGGTGACCGCCTGCTGCACCCAGCCCAGCTGGCGCAGCTCGGCATCGCGGGGCTCGGTGAGATCCACGCAGTCGATTGCGCCGTCGCCCAAACGGAACAGGGGGCGGCGGCTCTCGTAGAGGTGGATGGGGCGCTCGAACCAGCTTGTCCAGCGCTGCTGGGCATTGAGCTGGTTGCGCAGCCGTTCCAGGTTGCGGGTGGCGAGCAGTTCGGGGCGCAGCAGGTACCGGCGCAGTTCGGGCCAATCGGCGCAGGCCGCCAGCACCTCGGCGCTGATCAGCTCGGCGCTGCGCACCAGCCAGTTGCTGAGCAGCAGCTCCAGATACAGGACCGCCTGGGGCTCATCCGGCGCCACCAGACGGCCATCCACCAGAAGGGGGCGCGCCTGCAGCAGCGGGCTGAGCATGACGGCGGGATCGGGCAGCTCGAGATCGTCGGCGTCGAGGCTGCTGCGGTGCAGGAGGGTCTCGGCCACCGGGCAGAGCCGGCCCTCCATGGGCAGCTGCACGTAGGACCCGGCCATGGAGCGCAGGGCCTGCTGACGCAGCTCTGGCTGGAGTTCCTTCCAGAGCCGCTCCAGCTGCTCGCCGCGGGGATCGTCCTGGAGCAGGCGCTGGCGCAGCCGGTCGAACTGCTCCAGCAGCCCCAGCAGCAGGTCGCTGCGGCGGGAGGCATGGAGGCCGTCGAGGGCCAGCATCTGGCCGCTGTTGTTGCTGGGGTCGGCGGCGGCGGCCTCCGTGAGCCGGCCCCGCAGAGCCTCCCAGAGCCCTTCGGCGGTGCGTTGCCGCAGGGTGATCGCCACCCCGTGGGCCGGTGTGTCGGTCGAGCCGCTGTCCGGGGCGACGGGCGTGCTGGGCGCCCCGCCCTGGCCATCGAGGGTCTGGCCCCAGGCCAGACTGACGGGCCCCCAGAGCCAGAGCAGCAGGCGCCGGGCCAGCCGCAGCTCCCGCACCCGGCCCTGCAGGAGCAGCAACGGCAGCAGGTCGACCGGCGGCGGATCCAGCAGGCGCAGGCAGAGGCGGAGTTCGGCATCGATCTGCTGCAGGCCGCTCAGCAGCAGCCACTGGCCCAGGCCCATCGGCACCGAGGGGCCGGGCTCCTCGCCCCGTCGCGTCGCGGCAATGGCCAGCACCCGGCCGCCGGCCAGCAGGGTGGTAACCGCCTGCCGCAGGCTCTCGGCATCAGCCTGCTCGATCAGCCCCTGAGCCGGCAGCTGCAGCAGGAGATCGCTGCCGTAGGGGTGGGTCGCGGGCAGCAGCAGCAGCAGCGGCGCCGGGTGCCAGCGCTCCAGCAGCCGGCGGCTTTCGGCGTCGAGGGCCTGGGGTTCGGGCAGGCTGCCGAGGCACCAGAGGACGAGCTGGGGTGCCCCCTGGAGCTCCTCGGGGCCGACCACCCGGCAACCGCCCCAGCCGTCGGGATCCGCATCGGAATCGGCAGCCTCCAGCCAGCTGGTGAGGCCGGCGCGCTCGAGGGGGTCAGCGAACAGCAGCAGCTGGGGCACGGGCCGTGCTGGACGTCGTCCCACGTTGCCAGAGAAGGAATGGCCCGACCTTAACCAAGGCGCCGGGCTTTCTCCAGTGCCAACGCTTCAGGAGGGGCGGGGGCGACCCGAGAGATGCAGGGTGTACGACTCGATCGCAAAGCCCGTCTGCTCCTCGATCTGCCGGAGTAGATGGTCGGGGAGGAGAACGTCGAGGTCGTGAATGGCGCCGGACTGGGTGCAGGTCAGATGGCTGTGGGGATCGGCGCGGTAGCCATAGAGACGGCCACTGGCCCGCTCGATGCACTCGATCACCCCGGCCGATTGCAGCGCCTCGAGATTCTGATAGACGGAGGTGTGGCCGATGTGGCGTCCCTGGTTGTTGAGCTTGTCGAAGATGTCGCGGGCGGAGAGATGGCTCTTCTCGTCCCAGAGAAGATCCAGCACCATGCGCCGCTGGCGGCTCAGCCGCATGCCCAGCTCCCGGCAGCGCTGGTAGACCTCCTCCACATGGGACGGGGCCGTGGCCACCGCATGGCGATCACCGGCCTCGCCACGGCGGCCCGAGGCCGCGGAGGATGCGGTGGTCGTGGGGATAGGCAAACGTTGCCGCGGAACACATTGGCTCTGTTATAGGGCAGTTGCCCGATCATCGGCATGAACGCCACAGCGGCGGCCGGCCTGCCTCAGGCGATCGGCAGCCGCAGCGGATCCTGGAGCCGACCGTCACCGAGGGCCTGCAGCGCCTCGGCCAGCTCCACCCTTCCGTCGTAGAGGGCCCGTCCCACGATCACCCCCTCCACGCCGAGGGGTTCGAGACTCAGCAGGCTGAGCAGGTCGGTGAGGCTGCCCACACCGCCTGAGGCGATCACCGGCAGGGAGGTGGCCTGGGCCATGGCTCGCAGGGCCGCCAGGTTGGGGCCCTCCAGGGTGCCGTCGGTGGCGATGTCGGTGCTGATGATCGCCGCCACGCCGGTGCCCTCCAGGCTGGCGGCCAGGGCCGTCGCCTCCACCGTGCTCTGCTCGATCCAGCCGCGGGTGGCCACCTTGCCCTCATTGGCATCGATCCCCACCACGATCCGGCCCGGGTGACGGGCCGCCAGGTCCCGCACCAGGGCCGGGTTCTCCACGGCGACCGTGCCCAGGATCACCCGGTCCACACCCCAGCCCAGCAGCTGTTCGGCCCGCTCCGCCGTTCGCACCCCTCCCCCCAGCTGCACCGGGATCTCCAGGGCCGCAGCGATGGCCTGCACGGCGCCGTCGTTGCGGGGTTCGCCGCTCCGGGCGCCGTCGAGATCGACCAGATGCAGTCGCGTGGCCCCCTGGCGCTGCCACTCACGGGCCTGGGCCACCGGATCGTCGCTGAAGCGGGTGACGCGGCCGTAGTCGCCCTGATGCAGTCGCACGCAATGCCCGTCGAGCAGATCGATGGCGGGAATGACTTGCATGGAAAGGAGGACAATGCCGCTGTCGGCTCCATCCTGTGCCATGACGCTGCCCGGATGATGCGGACCTGATGGCCCCCACCCCTCCCGACCTCGCCGCTCCCGACCTCGCCCCGGACGACTGGCGCCGCCTCAGGGACGCACTCCGCTACCAGGGCCGCGATCTGCATCACCGCTCCTACGCGGTGGATTCGCGGCGCCGGGAACTGCTCTGGGAGGAGATGGACCGCTGCCTGGCTCTGGCCGATCGCATCGAGCGGCATCTCGAAGTCGTCGGCGCACTCGACGCACTCGACGGGGCCGATGCGGGCTGAGAGGACGGGGCCCCTGCGGCTGTTGGCCCTGCTGCTGCTCTTCGCCGGCGCTGGCCCGGCCCCGGCCCAGCCCCTGGCGCCCCCGCCGCTGGCGCCCCCGGCCCCGCCGCCGCGCTCCCTGCTGGGGCCCGATGGCCCCGATCCCCGCGACAGGCCGCCCCCCCTGGCGCCACCGGGCTCGGTGATCCCGCCGATCAACCGCCCCGATCCCCGACTGGAGGCGGCCCTGCGGGCCCGCCTGTTCGGCGGCCCGCTGGCCTCCCCCCCCGCGGCGGCTGGGGATCCCGACCAGACCGAGTGGGAGCAGGCCCGTGCCACGGCCACCCGGCCGGTCTGCGCCGACGTGGGGCCCCTGCGCTACCTCCACAACCGGGTCGACCTGGACGGTGACGGCCGTCTGGAGACCGTGGCGGTGGTGGTGGGCTCCTACGCCTGCTCCAGCGGCGGCTGCAGCCTGCTGATCTTCCGGGACAACGACGGCAGCCTGGAGCTGGTGGCGGAGAACGGCCTGTTCCAGTCCCCCCTGACGGTGATCAGCAACCGCCACCGCGGCTGGCTGGATCTCACCATGCCCGCCAGCCTGCACGGCGCGCCCGATGGTCTCAAGGAGCT
This genomic stretch from Cyanobium gracile PCC 6307 harbors:
- a CDS encoding PhoH family protein, with protein sequence MRKTFVLDTNVLLHDPQALNRFEDNQVVIPIEVVEEIDRFKRDPSEKGRNARQVSRLLDQLREKGNLAEGVPIDDVSGGTLKVVFCRSETLSQLPPELKAGNGDNNILAVALEQRLQEVVGSQPPVVLVTKDTNLRIKADAVGLIAQDYTTDKVDMADLYPGFCERWVDADQMDRVKTGDGLPADAIPEQTVAVSPLQANEGVTLIDLAQPAHTLLARYNGRTGTLQPLQKSPKAKMGRIQPRNREQSFALDLLLDPAVALVTLVGKAGTGKTLLALAAGLHQVADDHLYERLLVTRPVISLGKEMGFLPGDLEEKMAPWMQPIVDNLDFLLGGDEGQPARGGHRPPRSNWSDLKGMGLLEVEAISYIRGRSIPRQFMVVDEAQNLTPHEVKTIVTRVGEGTKIVLTGDPYQIDNPYVDAESNGLTWLVERFKGQLLSGHITLMRGERSELAELAANLL
- a CDS encoding type II secretion system protein, giving the protein MPNPSSPFRRRRFFPPSYQRQARGWPAPVRTGFTLLELMVVVSIVGTISAVVLPNYLRARSSAEAGASIGESLGIAKNCAVGMISRIPTEGTEPRSGNAFTCDGTRQIVFFSRSWSGDATGVRCLSSVASRWTSSALFIVGQNGLVTCYL
- the fumC gene encoding class II fumarate hydratase, whose protein sequence is MMPSTRTETDSLGPVEVPAEHYWGAQTQRSLRNFPFGAPMPIAVVQAFGQLKAACAEVNAARGVLSPQLAGLIVAAAEEVSQGRLDGEFPLRVWQTGSGTQTNMNVNEVIANRAIAAAGGVLGSKVPVHPNDHVNLSQSSNDTFPAAMHMAVAIALHQRLIPSLEALITALRQKAEAYAGLIKIGRTHLQDAVPLSLGQEFGGYASQLELGLAGLRATLPQVLQLAIGGTAVGTGLNAPAGFGEAVASRLAERIGLPFTSAPDKFQALAGQEGLAAAHGALTVLAGSLMKIANDIRWLASGPRCGLGELVLPENEPGSSIMPGKVNPTQCESLTMVAVQVMGNNTAVQMAASQGNFELNVFKPLIAHNLLESIDLLGGSCGTFRELCIEGLQADVAHIEAMRDRSLMLVTALTPAIGYDRACAIARHAHEHRLSLREAALVLGEISGEEFDRLVRPEQMV
- a CDS encoding thylakoid membrane photosystem I accumulation factor; protein product: MSPPARFPLLRSRSRPLAGLWALLLTVVLGLLWAPGEAAASLENDRYDGNIFALYAGNGSLVPPRSSLAQSLEEHRVAVLVYYLDDSSVSKQFSPVVSELQRVWGNAVDLIPLVTDPLQNRPDGGTADPAHYWDGLIPQVVVIDSTGRVVFDRHGQVSVDAINTAVSDATGIPMAPGSGNSATLSFNELNSEVVASR
- a CDS encoding DUF3685 domain-containing protein, giving the protein MPQLLLFADPLERAGLTSWLEAADSDADPDGWGGCRVVGPEELQGAPQLVLWCLGSLPEPQALDAESRRLLERWHPAPLLLLLPATHPYGSDLLLQLPAQGLIEQADAESLRQAVTTLLAGGRVLAIAATRRGEEPGPSVPMGLGQWLLLSGLQQIDAELRLCLRLLDPPPVDLLPLLLLQGRVRELRLARRLLLWLWGPVSLAWGQTLDGQGGAPSTPVAPDSGSTDTPAHGVAITLRQRTAEGLWEALRGRLTEAAAADPSNNSGQMLALDGLHASRRSDLLLGLLEQFDRLRQRLLQDDPRGEQLERLWKELQPELRQQALRSMAGSYVQLPMEGRLCPVAETLLHRSSLDADDLELPDPAVMLSPLLQARPLLVDGRLVAPDEPQAVLYLELLLSNWLVRSAELISAEVLAACADWPELRRYLLRPELLATRNLERLRNQLNAQQRWTSWFERPIHLYESRRPLFRLGDGAIDCVDLTEPRDAELRQLGWVQQAVTLALEARDALGPQLRSLLKRLGDLLVVLLTQVLGRAIGLVGRGIVQGMGRSLNRS
- a CDS encoding Fur family transcriptional regulator, producing MRLSRQRRMVLDLLWDEKSHLSARDIFDKLNNQGRHIGHTSVYQNLEALQSAGVIECIERASGRLYGYRADPHSHLTCTQSGAIHDLDVLLPDHLLRQIEEQTGFAIESYTLHLSGRPRPS
- the hisA gene encoding 1-(5-phosphoribosyl)-5-[(5-phosphoribosylamino)methylideneamino]imidazole-4-carboxamide isomerase; the encoded protein is MQVIPAIDLLDGHCVRLHQGDYGRVTRFSDDPVAQAREWQRQGATRLHLVDLDGARSGEPRNDGAVQAIAAALEIPVQLGGGVRTAERAEQLLGWGVDRVILGTVAVENPALVRDLAARHPGRIVVGIDANEGKVATRGWIEQSTVEATALAASLEGTGVAAIISTDIATDGTLEGPNLAALRAMAQATSLPVIASGGVGSLTDLLSLLSLEPLGVEGVIVGRALYDGRVELAEALQALGDGRLQDPLRLPIA